The Coraliomargarita parva genomic sequence GCCAGGTCGCTGTTACTGCCGTGCAGGGAAGCCAGGTTCTTGACCAGCGGATGGCGCGGGTTGATCTGCAACTTGACCGGAGGTTCCGCACCCATCATGCCGCCTTTTTGCTGCATGGCTTTCATCATGCGGCGCATTTGTGCCGTCATCATCTTGTCGGCATTGACGATCATGGCCGGGCTGCCGACGAGACGCTCGCTGGCCGTGACCTCGCTAACGTCATCGCCGAGCTTCTCCTTGATGAACTTGCACAGGTCTTCGCTGGCAACGGCGTCAAGTGCCTCGGGCTTGTCGGTCTCGGTTTCCGGTGCGATGGCATCGAGGTCGATGTCGTCGCTGTCGGCGGAAACGAAGTTTTTCTCCTCGAAGTTACGTGCGTGGTTCATGACGAACTCGTCGACCGCCTCGTACATGTAGAGTACCTCGATATTGCGCGCCTTGAAGGCTTCGAGGTAGGGGCCGTTCTCGATCGCCTTCCGGTTCGGCCCGGAAATGTAGTAGATCTCCTTCTGGCCTTCCGGGGCGCGCGAGAGGTAGTCGGCCAGACTGGTGGTCTTGCCTTCCTCGGTGTAGGAGGACTCATAGCGCAGCAGTTTGAGCAGATGGTCACGGTGGGCGAAATCCGTGGTGACCCCTTCCTTGAGGAAGAGCCCGAAGGACTGCCAGAAGCTGTCGTAGGCTTCCGGATCGTTCTTGGCCTTTTCCTCCAACATCTTGAGGAAGCGCTTGGTGATCACCTTGTTCAGTTTCTGCACCAGCGTGCTGTCCTGCATGGATTCTCGGGAGATGTTGAGCGGGAGGTCGGCGCTGTCGACCACGCCGCGGACAAATCGAAGCCAATCCGGGAGCAGGTTCTTGGGGTCGCTGTCGATCAGGATCTTGCGGCAGTAGAGTGCCACGCCCGGTTCCATCCGGCCGAAGCCGAAGCCTTCCATGTTTTCTGTCGGCGCAAAGAGCAGGGTGTTGATCGCCAGTGGGGCATCGGCCGAGAAGTGAAGCCAGAAACGGGGCTCGTCGAATGCATTGGCCTGGAACTTGTAGAATTCCTTGTATTCCTCTTCGCTGATGTCGTTCTTGTTCTTCAGCCAGAGGGCTTCCACTGTTTTCAGGGTGTCACCATCAACCTTGACCGGGAACTGAACGAAGCTGGAGTAGTTCTTGATGATTGATTCGATCCGGTCCTTTTTCGCGAAATCCTTGTACTCGTCTTTCAGGTGGATGACGATACGGGTGCCGCGGCGTTCGCCCTCGACCGTTTCGATCTCGTAGGAGCCGGAACCGTCGCTGGTCCAGCAGAGGCAGTCTCCTTCGGTTCGCCAGCTCCGGGAGTAGACCTGGACCTTGTCCGCGACCATGAATACGGAGTAGAATCCGACTCCGAACTGGCCGATCAGGTTTTCATTGCGCTCGCCGCTTTCCTTCAGGGCGTTGAGGAAGGCCTTCGACCCGGAATGGGCGATCGTGCCGAGATTTTCGATCAGCTCGTCGTGTGTCATGCCGATTCCGGAATCGCGGATCGTGATGGTGCCGGCCTCTTCTTCCGTCGTGACTTGGATTTCCAGTTCAAGCTCGGCGTCAAAGATCTCTTTCTCTGTCAACTGCGTATGGCGCAGCTTCTCCGTCGCGTCGGATGCGTTGGAGATCAGCTCGCGGACAAAGATCTCTTTATCCGTATAGAGCGAGTGGACAACGATATCGAGGACCTGCTTGACCTCCGCTTGGAACTCGTGGCGTTCAGGTGCTTTCGTGCTCATATGTCTATTTTTCTGTGTGTTACGATTGAAAGTTGGGCGATAAGAAGCCGGAAACCGTAGGCAGTGCTTCCAAAAAATCAAGTGCCAGTCTGAGGAGAGTGCGCGGAAACCCCTGCCGCGTTAGGGGACGGGGTGTCCTATGGCAGCTTGGAGCAGTTGATACCACTCGACCCGGCTGAGTTGGATTGTTTCGGCTTGGGCCGATTCC encodes the following:
- the htpG gene encoding molecular chaperone HtpG, producing MSTKAPERHEFQAEVKQVLDIVVHSLYTDKEIFVRELISNASDATEKLRHTQLTEKEIFDAELELEIQVTTEEEAGTITIRDSGIGMTHDELIENLGTIAHSGSKAFLNALKESGERNENLIGQFGVGFYSVFMVADKVQVYSRSWRTEGDCLCWTSDGSGSYEIETVEGERRGTRIVIHLKDEYKDFAKKDRIESIIKNYSSFVQFPVKVDGDTLKTVEALWLKNKNDISEEEYKEFYKFQANAFDEPRFWLHFSADAPLAINTLLFAPTENMEGFGFGRMEPGVALYCRKILIDSDPKNLLPDWLRFVRGVVDSADLPLNISRESMQDSTLVQKLNKVITKRFLKMLEEKAKNDPEAYDSFWQSFGLFLKEGVTTDFAHRDHLLKLLRYESSYTEEGKTTSLADYLSRAPEGQKEIYYISGPNRKAIENGPYLEAFKARNIEVLYMYEAVDEFVMNHARNFEEKNFVSADSDDIDLDAIAPETETDKPEALDAVASEDLCKFIKEKLGDDVSEVTASERLVGSPAMIVNADKMMTAQMRRMMKAMQQKGGMMGAEPPVKLQINPRHPLVKNLASLHGSNSDLATLISQQLLDNARMAAGLLEDPTTMVQRNYEILEKLSQQ